A genomic segment from Mus musculus strain C57BL/6J chromosome 13, GRCm38.p6 C57BL/6J encodes:
- the Faf2 gene encoding FAS-associated factor 2 isoform X2: MLFWACSTNKPEGYRVSQALRENTYPFLAMIMLKDRRMTVVGRLEGLIQPDDLINQLTFIMDANQTYLVSERLEREERNQTQVLRQQQDEAYLASLRADQEKERKKREEKERKRRKEEEVQQQKLAEERRRQNLQEEKERKLECLPPEPSPDDPESVKIIFKLPNDSRVERRFHFSQSLTVIHDFLFSLKESPEKFQIEANFPRRVLPCVPSEEWPNPPTLQEAGLSHTEVLFVQDLTDE, encoded by the exons ATGCTTTTCTGGGCTTGTTCTACAAACAAGCCTGAGGGGTACAGGG TGTCCCAGGCCTTACGGGAGAACACCTATCCATTCCTAGCTATGATTATGTTGAAGGATCGGCGAATGACTGTGGTTGGAAGGCTAGAAGGCCTCATTCAACCTGATGACCTCATCAACCAGCTGACATTCATCATGGATGCAAACCAGACTTACCTGGTGTCAGAACGTCTAGAAAG GGAAGaaaggaaccaaacccaggtgctGAGACAACAGCAGGATGAAGCCTACCTGGCTTCTCTCAGGGCAGatcaggagaaagagaggaagaagagggaggagaaagagcgGAAACGccggaaggaggaggaggtgcagCAACAGAAGCTGGCGGAGGAGCGAAGACGACAG AACttgcaggaggaaaaggagaggaagctGGAATGCCTGCCCCCTGAGCCCTCCCCTGATGATCCTGAAAGTGTCAAGATCATTTTCAAGTTACCCAATGATTCCAGAGTAGAGAGACGATTCCACTTCTCACAGTCTCTAACA GTCATCCATGACTTCTTATTCTCCTTGAAGGAAAGCCCTGAAAAGTTTCAGATTGAAGCCAATTTTCCAAGACGGGTACTTCCCTGTGTTCCTTCAGAGGAATGGCCCAACCCCCCAACACTGCAGGAGGCGGGACTCAGCCACACAGAAGTTCTCTTTGTCCAGGACCTGACAGACGAATGA